The Toxorhynchites rutilus septentrionalis strain SRP chromosome 3, ASM2978413v1, whole genome shotgun sequence genome includes a region encoding these proteins:
- the LOC129773397 gene encoding uncharacterized protein LOC129773397, producing the protein MKSFCISTLVVVCCILRSWAAPSYGPVPSYGGGGHASVYTYAAKAPSAKCGSSLLIGCVPQVAHAPCSPSHGGGYGGGHAAPSYGGQKAPSYGGYAAPSYSAPKAPSYGGHSAASYGGQKAPSYGGYAAPTYSEQKASSYGEPKAPSYGSPAAPSYGEQKAPSYGEQKAPSYGEIVGAALQPTTRRSVVAQPTTRRAIVTPTTRRISGAEQPTK; encoded by the coding sequence ATGAAGTCTTTCTGCATCTCGACACTGGTTGTGGTCTGTTGCATTCTACGAAGTTGGGCTGCTCCATCATATGGACCCGTTCCATCCTATGGCGGCGGTGGTCATGCCTCCGTCTACACGTATGCTGCCAAGGCTCCATCAGCCAAGTGTGGCTCTAGTCTACTGATAGGATGTGTCCCACAGGTGGCACATGCTCCCTGTAGTCCAAGCCATGGCGGTGGATATGGCGGAGGGCACGCCGCTCCTTCCTATGGCGGACAAAAAGCACCATCATATGGAGGATACGCAGCACCATCCTACAGCGCACCGAAGGCTCCATCGTACGGCGGACATTCAGCTGCTTCTTACGGCGGACAAAAGGCTCCATCTTACGGTGGATACGCCGCTCCAACATACAGTGAACAAAAGGCTTCTTCTTACGGTGAACCAAAAGCTCCATCTTACGGTAGCCCCGCGGCTCCCTCGTATGGCGAACAGAAGGCTCCATCATACGGTGAACAGAAGGCCCCATCGTACGGTGAAATTGTGGGCGCAGCGCTACAGCCAACGACACGTCGATCAGTGGTGGCACAGCCGACGACGCGTAGAGCAATCGTGACGCCGACGACAAGGCGCATATCTGGGGCGGAGCAGCCGACGAAGTAG
- the LOC129776023 gene encoding vitelline membrane protein 15a-1-like, translated as MKSFCILAIFAVFCVLGSLAAPSYGGGYGGGHATIHTYAAKAPAVKCGSSLLVGCAPQVAHAPCSPSKSGGGYGGGHAAASYGGGHAAPAPSYGGGYRAFEHEVDELEE; from the coding sequence ATGAAATCCTTCTGCATCTTGGCAATATTCGCGGTCTTCTGCGTGCTGGGAAGTTTGGCCGCTCCATCATACGGCGGAGGATACGGTGGTGGCCATGCCACGATTCACACGTACGCCGCTAAGGCCCCGGCAGTCAAGTGCGGTTCCAGTCTGCTGGTAGGATGTGCCCCACAGGTGGCGCATGCCCCCTGCAGCCCAAGCAAGAGCGGCGGTGGATACGGCGGAGGACACGCCGCTGCTTCCTATGGCGGCGGACACGCTGCCCCGGCTCCTTCCTATGGTGGCGGATACCGAGCCTTCGAACATGAAGTCGACGAACTGGAGGAGTGA
- the LOC129776019 gene encoding vitelline membrane protein 15a-2-like: MNKFIVVAVFVSVIAGALADYGAPPPPKYEAPKGGYESSGGYGAPAKGGYESSGGYAAPAKYEAPKGYAAPAPKGGYGGGGGYAPVVHTYAAKAPSAKCGASLLVGCAPSVAKVPCIPSKGGYGGGSKGGYGGGKGGYRSHMDHEEAMDEFEE, translated from the coding sequence ATGAACAAGTTCATCGTCGTCGCGGTTTTCGTCTCGGTCATCGCAGGAGCTTTGGCTGATTACGGTGCACCGCCACCACCCAAGTACGAGGCCCCCAAAGGAGGATATGAATCGAGCGGCGGCTATGGTGCTCCAGCTAAGGGAGGATACGAATCGAGTGGAGGCTACGCTGCTCCTGCCAAGTACGAGGCCCCGAAAGGATACGCAGCACCAGCACCCAAAGGAGGTTACGGAGGTGGTGGTGGCTACGCACCGGTAGTGCACACTTACGCCGCGAAGGCTCCATCTGCGAAATGTGGAGCTAGTCTGCTGGTCGGATGCGCTCCCAGCGTAGCGAAGGTACCATGCATCCCAAGCAAGGGTGGATACGGTGGTGGCAGCAAGGGTGGATATGGCGGCGGAAAAGGTGGATATCGTTCCCACATGGATCATGAGGAAGCTATGGATGAGTTCGAGGAATAA